Genomic window (Nicotiana sylvestris chromosome 7, ASM39365v2, whole genome shotgun sequence):
ttcaccgtctgtagattattcccacggTGTCCGCGGATAGTGGTCTTAACTTTAAAAACACCCCGTTCATGATCGTACTGAAGAAATGAATGCCATTGTGCTCGCCTCCTGGACCTTTCAAATCGTCTCATGGGTATTGGAATAAATTGAACACCCATGTCCATCAATGTTGATGCAGCtgcatgcctttcaacaaacctctctgcactctgtttgaatgtcatgcggaccatggcagtgacaggcagtccacgggcagacttcaacaagccgttgaatgactccgacacgtttgtagtgagggctccccatcgtctgcGGCCATCAGtatgcaatgtccacatgtgaagctcatgccccatcaaccaagtataggctcgtggttcTAACTGCCAGATCACTTccatgcgcctcgtgaatttgcactgctggtgctcagttgcagccaaccacattaagtcatgcaatgccttgtcaggatatttcttctggaaattggcctttaggtgacgcacacagtaacggtggtatgcatatggttcctgccattcaggcaagtgacgtacagaacttaaaataccaccatgccgatcagatattagacaaatacctgaacgctgtttgacaacgtcctgcttcaagtggttcaaaaaaagcgtcCATGTCTCTTTACTTTCGTTGGCAcatatggcaaaagctagtggaaatatttgcccgttggcatctactgcaacttcaatcaaaagcttaatatcatactttccatagacatgagtaccgtctatggaaataataggacgacaatgcacaaaaccattaattgctggtttaaatgaccaaaacacatagttgaaaatatattcgggtctgtccggactccgctcacgcctccattcaacaacagtcccggggttaaagtgttgcagtgcggccatgtacctgggcatatttgaaaaagacttatcccagtcgccataaataagttcaaaggcacgttttcgaccgagatatgcctttcttttggttatagtacaaccatactcctggtggacggctgtaatacactctttaatcttgaacataatggacacttccaaatatggaatcaagacaagagaaatcaagtccacatccaagttgaagtgattctcattgtatgtgtccatttcacatctgtgctcgctaataaatttacccactttccacaaacctgatttcttcttggtggcacgcaacatccagtgacaacccataaagtctctacggcatacaACCTTGTATTTCTCCCTAGTTGATtcacttaccgtcatctcacgacactctcttatactgtagatttttacagccctaattaggcgagctttatcgaggaaatacatgccctttgtcagaacagctggtctagactcatcctacatcgctgaccgaaattcatcatcatcccttgtgagggaatccacgttcggcatgcttggcaaattatcaaggtagggaatattccgctcatgaaatggcacgtgggactcgtacactcttggtctagctggaggtggaggaacatgctccctcgtcaactcaggttcaacattcacttccttctcctcatcaccctcatcatggaagggtgtgtcatccccagactcatccgcattgttgttataatcactatcatcttcctgactctacgcatctgccaaatcacgagtaaatacATCGTCTATGGGCAATTGTGTAAGGTTAGGAGCTTCAAGAaactcgttttcactgcacataaagaacaaaatgataagttacccaactagataaatactttagatatagctatatcactttacttataagtcgtactgtcttgacgtttcatgatggatattttcttgttggtgatgactcccagatggaccaccatggtccaatactccagaactatgcatattccaactaggggcagGGTCAtgacttgtaaaattcatatccggacggtaccccctatgaaaaatatgagtgttaatacaaatccaattaaaacataaattaaacatcGCTAAATCGtagtaaaattgaagtttaccagtcgtcttatTGATTATCTaaagtcaaaaaattattttgtggctactcattcgccggtggtgacaagtttaaatcaaggcaagctctttcatcaccAATCTgtcggcaaaaactgctccagaataaccacccaatgactgggggttatccttactatgcacgccctcattattgggaacgtcttctaccttgacgtacatttccaataattttattacaataaattccctatattcatccggaatcagcaaaaaatctctaagagtttcatcatcctcgatgttaaactcagaataataagcaaacccttGCGGAGTAACTGAATACGAAAATCTACCGGTtattttaaggttaaccgaacgcctcctctcattcatttttttacgtaacaatgataccaatttatcgtactccatagtaagcggcaatttaacatgacattgtggaggtgagctataactcacagagttattctccaacacaacctcacccccccccccaatatagtgaaacccttatttttgccacttcagacattgtaaaaaaataattgataagaagaagagagaagtatgaacgtaagtttgaaataaagtattgaatgaatttttataaaattgaaacgcctttaaataaggcaagtccgacgttggggtgtagaatttttctatgtaaaacgcagtacaatactacgttttatgcattgaattattgttatgtcagttcattATTGGTACGCAATTATTTAATGTAAACGcattattatactgcgttttacaaatatatcttagtaaaacgcagtatagtactgcgatttacaaaaaaaaaattaagtaaaatgcagtactatactgcgaatcACTTTAACGGCAAAATTTCCGTCAAcgtaattcgcagtataatactgcgttttactcatttatgtaacttttttttaaagtagtacaaaagtattttttgtcaaaaaaaatgattaaaaaggtTTCGGACTCAACAATAATATCTCATTGGGACCAGGGACTACACAGCTAGCCCCATAAAAATAATTTGTACAAATTAGCCACATGTATTGGCAATTTTTTTCTTTCAGCAAATGAATGCCTATGtacttttgaagatagaaggaataaaatgaagtccttttatttttatcttgtttcttgtccaaacaataaattgattttatcatttgaaagtttaCTAAAaacttcaaatgctagtgccaAAATAAATGGGGGAAGTCCTCTTCAAGATcaccgtaaacataagagggcTCTCTCTTATGCAACCCTCATAGTAAAGGGTTGGTTCCGGAAGAGTTTATTCCCAGAACCCAAAAGCTATCGGAAGAAAACACACATGAAGTCTTACTTAATTCGACAAAAAAAGAAATGAACTTTGCACAATACTTAACAAAAGGTCCTTTTTATTTATATATGCCAACAGACATaagtacaaaaatacaaaaagaaaatagcaaaagaaaagaaagcaaaaaggcTAAACTTCGTTGCCTCTGGAACTTGGAGGGAGAGAGGCATCTATGCCCCCGAGAGAAGTGGGCGGATCTGACGATGGCACAGGATCTTGGCCTTCATCATGATTCTCTTCAAGTTCCTCCTCGGTTCCCGAAAACTCAAAACTAGTACTAGTAGAGTTATTTGCATCAGGCTGAGCTGGAAGACGTTCTAGAGTAGTTAACTCCAGCGTTAGGGCCTTGGCAATCTCATCGTTGATATCAATAACTCccgctttggcctcttccaaggtaTTCCTCCTCATATGGTACATAGAGTATGTGTTTTCAATAATGAGGGAATCCCCTTGGTGCTGAAGTTTTGCTTTAAGCCTATCAACCTCGGTCAATAGGCCATCCCGCTCGGATCTCATAGCTCTAAGGCTAAGATCGAGATCACGGATTGTGGTTATGCAAACCTTATTTTGATCAATGATATTCCTATACATACTTTCAATCTGGGCCCGCTTCTCCTCGGCAACAGTAGCCTCTTTAACTTTGGAGTTCAAAGCTGCCTACAAATTATTTGCTCATTCGATGGAGGTAGACTCATGCTTGGTAGCAGCAAGAGCAACATCTTGAGATTCAACCCACTTAGCCTTTGCATCCTGAAGTTGTGTGTGAAGCTAAGTAGCTTCTTGGTTGTGAGCCATCACATCCTACTCACTCTATTGCAATCAGGCCTCAGGCTCAGCCGCTTCATAACCTTCGCTTCTAACACTGTGAGGCGTACGACCAGTTAGTTCCTCTCGGCCAATAGTTGATCCTGCTCTGACATTTAATCCTTATTTTTCAAGGATCAATCTCTAAAGGCCCTTGGAAGCGAAGAAGTTGGCTTGTAAAATAAATATCAAAGTCAGAAACCTTGTTGTAACAGATGAATAGAAAGAAGCAGTAAAAAGAACAAGTACAATATTGTTGCTGCATTATGCATGGCATTATTTAACATACACTCCCCTGAAAGAGAGtgtattttcttcttatcttGCTCTGAAGCCAGGGACTTTAAGTAATTGATGAGGTCCATCAGCCTGGATAGCAGATGTCACTCTTTTGAAACCAAGAGAGAGACACTCATCCTACTTTGAGGATCTACAGAAGGGGGTGAATAGTTGTGCCCCAAATTCCCATGGTCAGGGGACTATGGAGGAGGGATATCCTCCTCTCGGGCGTCTACATCCAGCGGAGGAGATAAATTAGATGGTGTTGTAGGTTGAAAAGCAACTGCAGCAGAGGTAGTGCTATTTATTGGTTGCTCACCAACTGAAGGTAGAAGAGACCCGGTACTCGACCTCATAGTACCGGAAGCAGCAGCTGGGACCGGAAAGAGAGAATCAACATTCTTCACTACGTCAAATTCTCCCTAGAGTGCTCGGACATCGCCCTTGATTGGGGTTCTAAGCTCTCTAGATTGAGCATTCTGTTGAGCTGGTAAAGATTTGTGTCTCCTTTGAAGGGAAGCCTCTTCATCACTGGCTTCCCCATCATCGTTAAAGACTATATTGGTTGTGGCTAGCTCGGTCGTGAACTTCTTTACTTTCTTATTTTTACCCCCGGTAGAGGAAGAATGTTGcctttttggttgcttgttctctAGCCGAGGACTACGAGAAGAAGCACCTGCATCGGAAGCAAATCCGGGTGAGAGCCTCCTGCAACAACCTCACAGCCTTTGCAGGATCGATCAAAACATCCTCCTCGGGGCAGGAAATAGAACCCTATGGGAGATATGAATCAAACAAAAAGGTAGGATTAGCAAGTTTTCTTATGTACAAAGTTGGAATGAAGGAAGAGTCAGTTTACTGTGGTTATTGGCCCTCCATTCGTACTTGGGGGCCAACTCCTTCCATTAGTGGTTCTCTGGCGTAGTGATGTTCAAAATCTTTTGAACCCATCGGTCCAGCCTTTCAACCCTTTGTTGTTGACCATCGAGTAGCTGAAATAACGAAAGAAAAAAGGCTAACAATGACATGGGACAATCTTTTTTAGAGAAAGAGGTAAATTTTGAACTTACGTGAACGATTCCAGGATTCGGGGAAAGATAGAGTTCTGGCGGGTATGATATCTCTGGTAGCAATGACAACAAGTCGCTCAATCTATCCACGGTCATTGTCGTCATCCATGCTGGTAAGGAAAGCATGGTGGCCATGCTCCTGAAGTTTATTACTCCCCTACGGAAGATTTTGGGGAAGTAGAGGTTCATCATATGAGCCAAGGTGAGGGGCTCCTTCGTTTCCAAGCATAGCCATTGTTTACTAGCCACCATTCGCCACACAGAGCGGCCTACTTGTGCAAAGCAGACTTGATATCCTGCTCAATGAGAATGGACCCAAAGTAAAGGGGTACGTGTAAACGTACGTGAAACCCTTGTTAGTGAAGGTTACTCGCTCCACCAGATTGGGAGAACTTATGTTTAGGCCATGACAGTCATAGTCCTCCTTCATAGTAGGAATACTGGAGGGGCAAATAGAAGAGGAGTATTTACCAAAATCTCAAGTTCGAGGGTTTGAAGTGGGAACCATTTTTCGAAATTTGTGGCAATATTCAGATGTTTAGGTATGATGGTGCTCACCGTGGGAGGATCAACATCAACATGAACCTCTTTAATTTATCTTTGCTCCTCTTCGAGCCCCCATGGAAGAGAAGACCAGAGTTCTTGGAAGAATTAGTAGAAGAAGCTATAATGATAAGAAGATGGTAGAGTTTTTGAAGGAGATCAAAGAGAGATAAAAGCAGAGCCAATGTAAGTGCAAAGAAGTTAAGGAAGCTTATGAAATAAGAATAATGATCCGTATAAGTAAAGGTATAGGCGGCTAAAATTGTGGTTATGATTACCTCGAGAAATGGCGAAAATATTGCTAAATTGTGGGGTAACACGTGTTCGGGATACTAAATGTGAGGAGGCATGCATCTTATAGAGCGTCAGAACCTTTCATAAAGGTTCAAAAAATTTTCCGCCAAGAAATGAATCTTTACCAACTTCCCGATTATACAAAGATGTGCCACCAgaaagtagggggactatctgtatagggtaaaattagTTTATATTAAATTCTCGAATGATTACATGACATGTGGAACCGGAGGCAAACAGAAGATAAAGCGAGTGGAAACCAAGGCCGAGGATAACAACTTCGGTTGGTATCGGGTAGATCCTAAAGGGAACGCGATCAACGGAGGCAAATGAATATTTGTCATCGGATGAtatttaatgaagaatattcttCAGTATTAAATACACTGCCGTTGCagagaattttggcattcatGGCCTGCCATTACATATTTCATCAATGACCCCaatattgtcatttaagaggagcttgatcctaggatcttgttcCCAAGGTACAACTATAAATAGGAGCTTCAACAACCATTGTAGACACTAAATCTCTGGCAAAActtatgctagattttactatCAAGCTGAATAATATAACTTTATCTTTTGTCTAGTACTATTCTTATCGCTGTCTTTGGAAGCCTTGCTCCCGGAACCAGGCTtgctatttcttttgattttaacgctaagtcttatattttatttatttatcattttgggatcaaaatagtttattttcctATAAACCACATAACAAATTTAACTATAttattttacgggtaaacaatgATACATTTCACTTTACTTGGATTGGAAAACTCATTATGGTGTAGAGATTTTATACTATTAATTAATTTATGTCGAATTGTGTGACATTCATCTTAAATTGTTGTCGTTGTTAGAAAAAATatacttttatttacttaattatatttTCAATGCGTCCCATCATATGCAAGCATGATTTTTTTTCATAGGAAAATatgtaaaaaaatattattgagtaaactatgtaaatattttaattaggGATGACAATGGGACGGTGCGGATACGGGGCATGGCGGGGCGGGGCGGGGAGGGTTTGAACGTTAGTAGGGTGGTGCAGGttcaatttttaaataaaaaattacgCGGGGAGGGGGGGGGGTCACGGGGGGGGATTTAATTTTTTGAACTAACAGACATAAAAGGCTAAATATTAAAACCCTAGCCCCAATTTCACTCTATTGACCTAGTCAACCACTCTCTCAGACTCACTCTCTTGACGGTTCATCTCTCTCAAACAATCAGACTCTCCTTACTCCTCTCGCTTGATAATCAGAGAAAATTTATAGCAGCTTTCAATTATTAGTGAAGGTCATTATTTTGTGGTTTATCAAGGATTTTGAGTCCTCTTTTCTCTCTGAATTCTACTTCTCACTATAGCTCTATTTTCCGGTTCTAGTAATCTTGAATTAATTTCTTGAATTAAGTTCTTGGGCTTTATCTTTGTTGTGGAATTCCTATTTAATTTTGGTTTAAAACTTTGCATTTTCGATTATATCTTTGTAGCAATGTACTGTTATTGGTGTCATCTCCTAAAGCAGTAAGGAAGGTTTTCCTATGGGAAATTTTATCAAACACATTATGGGCATCAGTATTGCTTTGGTTTTCCTAGGGGAAAGATTAATGTTTTTTGGTCGTTGATGTAGAAATGACGTTCAATATTTGTATTGGATGATGGAAAATCTATGTTGCAACAAAAGGTACTTGCAAAATCATTTAGCccatttaatttaatttaaaggcTGGAAATGATACAAAAGACATGGTATAGTAATAATATCTTATGTCTAAACATGAACATATGAAGCTATATATGCTGAATTTTGTTGCTTATGGACAATTTTCTTCTGCCAAAAAAGATTGATGCTAATATGAATAGAAATGAAATGTGGAAAAAGAGGTTGGGACTTGGGCATTGCTGAGTCTAATGAGGCTTAACTGTCTTAGTATGTTTGCATATGCATGGAATAGGACCTGTCATTCTAGTGTGGGTCTGAACCTAAGAGTGTGAGTGAGAGAACCTGGCAATGATACATTC
Coding sequences:
- the LOC138873588 gene encoding uncharacterized protein C713.09-like, giving the protein MTVDRLSDLLSLLPEISYPPELYLSPNPGIVHLLDGASSRSPRLENKQPKRQHSSSTGGKNKKVKKFTTELATTNIVFNDDGEASDEEASLQRRHKSLPAQQNAQSRELRTPIKGDAALNSKVKEATVAEEKRAQIESMYRNIIDQNKVCITTIRDLDLSLRAMRSERDGLLTEVDRLKAKLQHQGDSLIIENTYSMYHMRRNTLEEAKAGVIDINDEIAKALTLELTTLERLPAQPDANNSTSTSFEFSGTEEELEENHDEGQDPVPSSDPPTSLGGIDASLPPSSRGNEV